TTTTTGAGCTAGCTCTAACTTCTTTTTTAGCAAGTTAAGCAAAATTGCTTTTTCTTTTTCAATATTCGTTTCTTCTATTACTTCATCTTCTGCACTTTTTTCTGAGCGTGTATCTTTGTTAAGAGAAACATTGATGGTAATATCTCTCTCCCCAGTTACGTTAATGTCTGTTACTTTTTTGGTTTCATAGTTAGGGCTAGAAAAATAAATTTCATACTGTCCTTCGGGAATATCTGTAAGTTCATATCTACCTTCTTCATCTGTAATACAAACGAAAGCAGTACCTGGTATACTTACTTTTGCACCTACCAATAAGTCAGCACTCTCGCTATCGTATACGGTTCCTCTAATAGCCGACTGTGCAAAGCTTATCCGCATAAAAAATATCAGTATCAGAAAAAAAATACGACGATACATATTACTTGCAAAAATAAAAATTTTGCATCACACCGAAAAACAACCGAAAGGTATTTGAAAGTTAAGCTGATATGTAAACCTTGTGGAGTTATTAATTTTTTCTTATCCACAAATTTTTTTGCTCAAATAAAAATTTAACCACTCTTTCATCTTCCATCAATCTTGAAATGGGCATCATAAATTGATGGGTAGCAACCATTTTTGAAAATTCTTTTACTAATATTGTGGCAAAATACGTAATTTATGTACTTTGACAGAAAATCGCTAAGCAACGAAGCTTTATTAACAATATATAAGGCGCTTATTACTCCGCGCATCATTGAGGAAAAGATGCTTATTCTTTTACGCCAAAATAAAATTTCTAAGTGGTTTTCAGGAATTGGACAAGAAGCTATTGCGGTAGGTAGTACGTTAGCGCTGCATAAAAATGACTTTATATTTCCTTTACACAGGAATTTAGGTGTATTTACTACTCGAAAAGTAGACTTGAAGCGGCTATTTTGTCAGTGGCAAGGCAAAGAGTATGGTTTTTCAAAAGGTAGGGAGCGTTCCTTTCATTTTGGAATTCCCGAATATAAAATCATCGGAATGATTTCGCACCTTGCTGCTATGCTTAGTGTAGCCGATGGAGTAGCTTTGGGTTGCCTTTTAGATGGAGATAAAAACATTGCCTTAGCTTACTGTGGTGAAGGGGGTGCATCAGAAGGAGATTTTCATGAAGCTGTCAATTTAGCCGCAGTTTGGGACTTACCTGTTATATTCTTAATTGAAAATAACGGCTATGCCCTCTCTACTCCTACTTATGAACAATACCGCTGTAAAAGCTTTGTAGATAAAGCCCCAGGTTACGGCATAGAAGGTGTTAAAATAGATGGAAACAACGTATTAGAAGTCTATCACACGATAAAAGAGTTAGCCGATAGCATGCGCACTAAACCCCGCCCATTTATAGTAGAAGCAGTTACTTTTCGCATGCGCGGACATGAAGAAGCATCAGGTACAAAATATGTTCCCCAACACTTATTTGAGGAATGGAAACCTAAAGACCCTATCCTAAACTATGAAAAGTACCTCTTTGACC
Above is a genomic segment from Bacteroidia bacterium containing:
- a CDS encoding carboxypeptidase-like regulatory domain-containing protein is translated as MYRRIFFLILIFFMRISFAQSAIRGTVYDSESADLLVGAKVSIPGTAFVCITDEEGRYELTDIPEGQYEIYFSSPNYETKKVTDINVTGERDITINVSLNKDTRSEKSAEDEVIEETNIEKEKAILLNLLKKKLELAQKNKISAIIAYLIILEIL